In Humulus lupulus chromosome 6, drHumLupu1.1, whole genome shotgun sequence, a single genomic region encodes these proteins:
- the LOC133785525 gene encoding MMS19 nucleotide excision repair protein homolog, with protein sequence MAEPSELTQHILSYVDTSRSQTQQAASLDSITSLVKNDLITIETLVKEMEMYLTTTDNVIRVRGKLKLNSLKINKDLDFCLNGVHSTTITNFGNCCSIMSSSSGTLLLAEVLGRLASKPLGSAIIHSLIGFFTDRLFLYCGGFCFGQLGK encoded by the exons ATGGCGGAACCGAGCGAGTTGACTCAGCACATTCTGTCTTACGTTGACACGTCTCGCTCCCAGACTCAACAG GCTGCAAGTTTGGATTCTATCACTTCACTCGTTAAGAATGACTTGATAACTATTGAAACACTG GTCAAAGAGATGGAAATGTATCTGACCACTACAGATAATGTCATTCGAGTTAGAGGTAAGTTGAAGTTGAATTcattaaaaattaacaaagatttagatttttgtttaaatggtGTTCACTCCACAACTATTACAAA TTTTGGAAACTGCTGTTCT ATTATGTCCTCATCTTCAGGTACCCTTCTTCTTGCGGAAGTTCTTGGACGTCTTGCTTCAAAGCCACTAGGCAGTGCTATCATTCATAGCTTAATTGGATTCTTCACAGATAGGCTG tttCTATATTGTGGTGGCTTCTGTTTTGGGCAATTAGGAAAGTGA